From the genome of Hydrogenophilus thermoluteolus, one region includes:
- a CDS encoding 6-pyruvoyl trahydropterin synthase family protein, which produces MTLERQPDLPPGVEAEFAITRRLEFDAGHRIPDHRSLCRHVHGHRYVLELTLVGMPDQTPGSPERGMVMDFGDVKRIAWEQLVGHWDHAFLVWNEDPVADAIDAVLPNHRTVRLDVIPTAENLARIAFTTLAPHFRARYGRHLRLARVRLYETPNCWADYPLEIGAH; this is translated from the coding sequence AAGCCGAATTTGCGATCACCCGGCGGCTCGAGTTCGACGCTGGCCACCGGATTCCAGACCACAGGAGCCTCTGCCGCCACGTCCATGGCCACCGGTACGTCCTCGAATTGACGCTCGTCGGCATGCCCGACCAAACGCCGGGGTCTCCCGAACGGGGAATGGTGATGGATTTCGGCGACGTCAAGCGAATCGCGTGGGAGCAACTCGTCGGCCACTGGGACCATGCGTTCCTGGTGTGGAACGAAGACCCGGTTGCCGACGCAATTGATGCGGTATTGCCAAACCACCGCACCGTGCGTCTCGATGTGATCCCGACCGCAGAGAACCTGGCGCGCATTGCATTCACTACCCTAGCACCCCATTTCCGCGCGCGTTACGGCCGCCATTTGCGTCTGGCGCGCGTCCGCCTGTACGAAACCCCCAACTGCTGGGCCGATTATCCGCTGGAAATCGGCGCGCATTAG